The following nucleotide sequence is from Bdellovibrionota bacterium.
TCGATTGAAAAGGGCATCAAAGCTATTTTGGTCGGGAGTCTTCTCATCGTCCTCTTTATGGCTTTGTATTACAGGCTCGCGGGCATTCTCGCCGATTTCGCCCTCATCACCAACGTGATGTTCATTTTGGCGGCATTAGGTGCGCTGCATGGGACGCTGACCCTTCCGGGCCTCGCGGGCATTTTGATATCTATCGGTATGGCCGTGGATGCGAACGTCATTATTTACGAACGGATTCGGGAAGAGTTGCGCGCCGGAAAAACCGCCAAGCAAGCCATCGAGGCCGGTTACGACCGCGCGCATCTCACTATTATCGACTCGAACTTCACGACGATCATTACAGGTATTGTTTTACTGCAGTACGGCACCGGATCGATCAAAGGCTTCGCGATCACGCTGATCTTCGGCCTCGTGGCGAACTACTTCACGGCGCTCTGGTTCACGCGCCTCTTCTACGAATGGTACGTGGCGAAATTTCAACCGCAGACGGTGTCAATCTAATGTCAAAGCCCTTTTTCGAAATGATCCCGTCGGGCACGAACATCAATTTCGTCTCGAAGTTCAACGCAATGTTCGTGGCTTCCACTGCCGTTATGGTCCTCTGTTTCGCGACGATGTTCATACGAGGATTCAATTACGGTGTGGATTTTCGCGGAGGAACGGAAGTCCACGTGCGATTTGAGCCGAACACAAAAGCGGATCATGTCCGTGAGGCGCTCAAGCCGATCGGTCTCGGATCCGCGATGGTCCAGGGTTTTGGAGAAGAGGGATCGGGAGAGTTTTTGGTCCGTGTGGAGCCGACGAAAGTCAATCTGGAACAGTTTAAGGGTAAAGTGGGGGCCGCGCTCAATACCGTGGCTGGGGAAGCGGCGCCGGCCAAAGTGCGATGGGCGGAAGACCGTCTCTACGTCACGTATTCGAAAGATGTGGCGACAGATCAGATCAAGAGCGCCGTTGAAAATCTTGCAATCAAGGAACTGACCATCGCATCCGTCAATTTGTTCGGTCGCGCGAGTGACCACGAGTACTTGGTTCAGTTTTCCGGCATTTCGGGTCAGATGATTCGCGCGTTTGAAGCCTCCTTCGGGAAAGGAAAGTTTGAGGTCTTGCAGGTCGAACAGGTAGGGCCGAAGGTCGGCGGCGAACTTCGAATGCAAGCGCTGGGCGCCGTATTGATTTCGCTTCTTTTCATTCTGATTTACGTTTGGTTCCGTTTTGAATTCGAATTCGCCCCCGGGGCCGTGATCTCCCTGATCCATGATGCGGTCTTTATTTTGGGTGTTTTTTCATTCTTTCAATTGGAAGTGGATCTGTCGGTTGTGGCGTGTGTTCTGACGATCGTCGGTTACTCAATTAACGACACCATCGTTCTGTACGACCGCGTTCGGGAGAATCTGCGGAAATCGCCCAATCCCAATTTGGTCGGCGTGATCAATGAGAGCATCAATCAGGTCTTGGCGCGCACGATCATTCTT
It contains:
- the secF gene encoding protein translocase subunit SecF — translated: MSKPFFEMIPSGTNINFVSKFNAMFVASTAVMVLCFATMFIRGFNYGVDFRGGTEVHVRFEPNTKADHVREALKPIGLGSAMVQGFGEEGSGEFLVRVEPTKVNLEQFKGKVGAALNTVAGEAAPAKVRWAEDRLYVTYSKDVATDQIKSAVENLAIKELTIASVNLFGRASDHEYLVQFSGISGQMIRAFEASFGKGKFEVLQVEQVGPKVGGELRMQALGAVLISLLFILIYVWFRFEFEFAPGAVISLIHDAVFILGVFSFFQLEVDLSVVACVLTIVGYSINDTIVLYDRVRENLRKSPNPNLVGVINESINQVLARTIIL